One segment of Rhipicephalus sanguineus isolate Rsan-2018 chromosome 6, BIME_Rsan_1.4, whole genome shotgun sequence DNA contains the following:
- the LOC125758854 gene encoding uncharacterized protein LOC125758854, which yields MVDSLADMRVDLAGDGRCDSPGYSAKYLAYSVLAVQNGCILHTEQVQVGESPEVPNSVSMEKQGLAKCLTAVEELGIHIGSLTTDRHPGVKQYCRKHKPNIPHWYDVWHVGKGLKKKLLAASRRHRVLSPWIQSIINHLYWVAAMGQGDGDLVVSMWRSLLNHVCDKHDGHDGPYEKCLHDQLEDREWLSPTSPAFLQLKTIVDNPLLLRDIRRLSPEVQTFSLESFHSVLNCFAPKANAFSEDGMQARTWLAVLHFNENAKRQQAHTREGEEQWKLKSSKARRGHFTVAAVKEKPSYGYVEELLKNAVDLCEHSSYKESFNNAAFSRAICPSHMNGPSKEELMLRGAHAFLHNHPHERTASVHV from the exons ATGGTGGATTCACTTGCTGACATGCGAGTTGACCTGGCAGGTGATGGGCGATGTGACTCGCCAGGCTACAGCGCCAAATACCTCGCATACAGTGTGCTTGCCGTGCAGAATGGCTGCATTCTACACACTGAGCAGGTGCAAGTCGGAGAG TCACCCGAAGTCCCCAACAGCGTCTCAATGGAGAAACAAGGACTTGCGAAGTGCCTGACTGCTGTGGAGGAACTAGGCATCCACATAGGCTCGCTGACAACAG ATCGACATCCTGGTGTCAAGCAGTACTGCCGCAAACACAAGCCAAACATACCACACTGGTATGATGTttggcatgttggtaaag GCCTCAAAAAAAAGCTCCTGGCTGCCAGTCGCAGACATCGAGTTCTGTCTCCTTGGATCCAAAGCATCATCAACCATCTTTACTGGGTTGCTGCAATGGGCCAAGGAGATGGAGACCTTGTTGTCAGCATGTGGAGGAGCCTGCTGAACCATGTTTGCGACAAACATGATGGCCACGATGGTCCCTACGAGAAATGCCTGCATGACCAGCTTGAGGACAGGGAATGGTTGAGCCCAA CATCACCTGCATTTCTCCAACTAAAGACCATCGTGGACAATCCTCTACTTTTGAGAGACATTCGCCGGCTCTCTCCCGAGGTGCAAACGTTCTCATTGGAGTCGTTCCACAGTGTGCTGAACTGCTTCGCGCCGAAAGCTAATGCTTTCTCAGAGGACGGCATGCAAGCAAG GACATGGCTCGCTGTACTTCACTTCAATGAGAATGCCAAACGGCAACAGGCGCATACTCGGGAGGGAGAGGAGCAATGGAAGCTGAAATCCTCCAAGGCGAGGCGaggtcactttactgttgctgcaGTCAAAGAGAAGCCTAGCTATG GATACGTCGAAGAGCTGCTGAAGAACGCTGTGGACCTCTGTGAGCACTCGTCGTACAAGGAGAGTTTCAACAACGCGGCGTTCAGCCGTGCCATATGTCCCTCGCATATGAACGGCCCATCAAAGGAGGAGCTCATGCTCAGAGGCGCACACGCTTTCCTACACAATCACCCTCATGAAAGAACTGCATCAGTACATGTATGA